Proteins encoded together in one Lathyrus oleraceus cultivar Zhongwan6 chromosome 5, CAAS_Psat_ZW6_1.0, whole genome shotgun sequence window:
- the LOC127087294 gene encoding GTPase-activating protein GYP1 isoform X1: protein MKNNDNNNNNSKDTTIGILDSRFNQTLRNVQGLLKGRSIPGKVLLSPRDPIDNSSLFSPTYQRSLSYSDTGTSNHTIETVEEEVQSGGKSFGIMSDNKSKTSTSHVENPSEEVRKTSMGARATDSARVMKFTKALSGTMVILDKLRELAWSGVPDYMRPTVWRVLLGYAPTNSDRREGVLRRKRLEYLDCVSQYYDIPDTERSDDEISMLRQIGVDCPRTVPDVSFFQQPQVQKSLERILYAWAIRHPASGYVQGINDLVTPFFVVFLSEYLEGSIDNWTMSDLSSDKISNVEADCYWCLSKLLDGMQDHYTFAQPGIQRLVFKLKELVRRIDDPVSSHMENQGLEFLQFAFRWFNCLLIREIPFQLVTRLWDTYLAEGDALPDFLVYIFASFLLTWSDEIQKLDFQELVMFLQHLPTQNWTHQELEMVLSRAFMWHSMFNNSPSHFAT from the exons ATGAAGAACAACgataacaacaacaacaacagcaaaGACACTACCATAGGAATCCTCGATTCCCGCTTCAACCAAACCCTCAGAAATGTTCAAGG GTTACTCAAGGGTCGTAGCATTCCTGGGAAAGTATTGTTGAGCCCGAGGGATCCGATCGATAATTCGAGCTTATTCTCGCCGACTTACCAGAGGAGTTTGTCGTATAGTGATACCGGTACAAGTAATCACACAATTGAGACAGTAGAG GAGGAAGTTCAAAGTGGAGGCAAATCATTTGGTATTATGAGTGATAATAAATCGAAAACATCGACCTCGCATGTAGAGAATCCGTCTGAAGAAGTTCGGAAAACTTCCATGGGTGCTAGAGCGACTGATTCTGCAAGAGTTATGAAGTTCACAAAGGCGCTTTCGGGAACAATGGTTATATTAG ACAAATTGCGTGAATTAGCTTGGAGCGGTGTTCCGGATTATATGCGTCCTACAGTGTGGAGAGTTCTCTTG GGATATGCACCAACTAATTCAGATAGAAGGGAGGGAGTTTTGAGAAGGAAGCGGCTCGAGTATCTTGATTGTGTTTCTCAGTATTATGATATTCCTGATACAGAACGCTCAGATGATGAGATCAGCATGCTTCGCCAG ATTGGCGTTGACTGTCCAAGAACTGTACCAGATGTTTCATTCTTCCAACAACCACAAGTTCAGAAATCACTGGAGCGTATTCTTTACGCATG GGCCATACGGCATCCAGCAAGTGGATATGTTCAGGGGATAAACGACCTTGTCACGCCATTTTTTGTTGTTTTCCTATCTGAATACTTAGAAGGAAGCATAGATAATTGGACAATGTCCGATTTATCTTCAGATAAAATCTCTAATGTAGAGGCTGACTGCTATTGGTGCTTGTCAAAATTGCTTGATGGTATGCAAGACCATTATACATTTGCTCAACCGGGAATTCAAAGGCTTGTCTTTAAGTTGAAGGAATTGGTCAGGAGGATCGACG ATCCTGTTTCAAGCCATATGGAGAATCAGGGACTGGAATTTCTTCAATTTGCTTTCCGCTGGTTCAACTGTCTTCTAATCCGCGAG ATACCCTTTCAACTTGTCACGCGCCTTTGGGACACATATCTAGCCGAAGGAGATGCTTTACCAGACTTCCTTGTGTATATATTTGCGAGTTTTCTTCTTACG TGGTCAGACGAAATTCAGAAGCTTGATTTTCAAGAGTTAGTAATGTTCCTTCAACACCTTCCAACTCAGAACTGGACTCATCAGGAGCTGGAGATGGTACTCTCTCGAGCGTTTATGTGGCACAGCATGTTCAATAACTCTCCTAGCCATTTTGCTACCTAA
- the LOC127087294 gene encoding GTPase-activating protein GYP1 isoform X2 gives MFKGMLLKGRSIPGKVLLSPRDPIDNSSLFSPTYQRSLSYSDTGTSNHTIETVEEEVQSGGKSFGIMSDNKSKTSTSHVENPSEEVRKTSMGARATDSARVMKFTKALSGTMVILDKLRELAWSGVPDYMRPTVWRVLLGYAPTNSDRREGVLRRKRLEYLDCVSQYYDIPDTERSDDEISMLRQIGVDCPRTVPDVSFFQQPQVQKSLERILYAWAIRHPASGYVQGINDLVTPFFVVFLSEYLEGSIDNWTMSDLSSDKISNVEADCYWCLSKLLDGMQDHYTFAQPGIQRLVFKLKELVRRIDDPVSSHMENQGLEFLQFAFRWFNCLLIREIPFQLVTRLWDTYLAEGDALPDFLVYIFASFLLTWSDEIQKLDFQELVMFLQHLPTQNWTHQELEMVLSRAFMWHSMFNNSPSHFAT, from the exons ATGTTCAAGGGTAT GTTACTCAAGGGTCGTAGCATTCCTGGGAAAGTATTGTTGAGCCCGAGGGATCCGATCGATAATTCGAGCTTATTCTCGCCGACTTACCAGAGGAGTTTGTCGTATAGTGATACCGGTACAAGTAATCACACAATTGAGACAGTAGAG GAGGAAGTTCAAAGTGGAGGCAAATCATTTGGTATTATGAGTGATAATAAATCGAAAACATCGACCTCGCATGTAGAGAATCCGTCTGAAGAAGTTCGGAAAACTTCCATGGGTGCTAGAGCGACTGATTCTGCAAGAGTTATGAAGTTCACAAAGGCGCTTTCGGGAACAATGGTTATATTAG ACAAATTGCGTGAATTAGCTTGGAGCGGTGTTCCGGATTATATGCGTCCTACAGTGTGGAGAGTTCTCTTG GGATATGCACCAACTAATTCAGATAGAAGGGAGGGAGTTTTGAGAAGGAAGCGGCTCGAGTATCTTGATTGTGTTTCTCAGTATTATGATATTCCTGATACAGAACGCTCAGATGATGAGATCAGCATGCTTCGCCAG ATTGGCGTTGACTGTCCAAGAACTGTACCAGATGTTTCATTCTTCCAACAACCACAAGTTCAGAAATCACTGGAGCGTATTCTTTACGCATG GGCCATACGGCATCCAGCAAGTGGATATGTTCAGGGGATAAACGACCTTGTCACGCCATTTTTTGTTGTTTTCCTATCTGAATACTTAGAAGGAAGCATAGATAATTGGACAATGTCCGATTTATCTTCAGATAAAATCTCTAATGTAGAGGCTGACTGCTATTGGTGCTTGTCAAAATTGCTTGATGGTATGCAAGACCATTATACATTTGCTCAACCGGGAATTCAAAGGCTTGTCTTTAAGTTGAAGGAATTGGTCAGGAGGATCGACG ATCCTGTTTCAAGCCATATGGAGAATCAGGGACTGGAATTTCTTCAATTTGCTTTCCGCTGGTTCAACTGTCTTCTAATCCGCGAG ATACCCTTTCAACTTGTCACGCGCCTTTGGGACACATATCTAGCCGAAGGAGATGCTTTACCAGACTTCCTTGTGTATATATTTGCGAGTTTTCTTCTTACG TGGTCAGACGAAATTCAGAAGCTTGATTTTCAAGAGTTAGTAATGTTCCTTCAACACCTTCCAACTCAGAACTGGACTCATCAGGAGCTGGAGATGGTACTCTCTCGAGCGTTTATGTGGCACAGCATGTTCAATAACTCTCCTAGCCATTTTGCTACCTAA
- the LOC127087295 gene encoding protein THYLAKOID ASSEMBLY 8-like, chloroplastic, whose protein sequence is MILRASGSIFRTKVPFPTPISSRNNNRIDYYNNFLNNRRRSKSTTVVCGLRSYKNRKPASMVISKESVHVIHALKLAKKSDDKINQVLKSKLLRLLKADVLDVLAELQRQNQLHLSLKVFEIIIGDEEAGYDTLLLYSDMILLLGKNKMVETAEEMFDRAVEKGLKPDTRLLNEMIGVYLQVGNTEKAMEVYEYMKGLGSECLPDELTFSILIRSLMKNGETELVESLKKESFDYVNAPDKFVQKIQQNHAKKRHVNLVV, encoded by the exons ATGATACTCAGAGCAAGCGGATCGATATTCCGGACAAAAGTGCCTTTCCCAACCCCAATTTCAAGCCGCAACAACAACAGAATCGATTATTATAATAATTTCCTTAACAACCGAAGAAGAAGCAAATCAACAACAGTCGTGTGCGGTCTCCGTTCATACAAAAACAGAAAGCCAGCGTCAATGGTAATTTCAAAAGAAAGCGTTCACGTAATTCACGCTCTCAAACTCGCCAAGAAATCCGACGATAAAATCAACCAAGTTCTCAAGTCGAAACTTCTCAGACTCTTGAAAGCAGACGTGTTGGACGTTTTAGCTGAATTGCAGAGACAAAACCAACTCCATTTATCTCTTAAG GTTTTCGAGATTATTATTGGTGATGAGGAAGCTGGATATGATACATTGCTGTTGTATTCTGACATGATACTGTTATTGGGAAAGAATAAGATGGTTGAGACGGCGGAAGAGATGTTCGATCGGGCAGTGGAGAAGGGGTTGAAGCCAGATACGAGGTTGCTTAATGAGATGATTGGGGTTTATTTGCAAGTTGGTAATACAGAGAAGGCGATGGAGGTTTACGAATACATGAAGGGTTTGGGTTCGGAGTGTTTGCCAGATGAATTGACGTTTTCGATATTGATTAGGAGTCTAATGAAGAATGGAGAAACTGAGCTTGTTGAAAGTTTGAAAAAAGAGAGTTTTGATTATGTTAATGCACCTGATAAATTTGTTCAGAAAATCCAGCAGAATCAT GCAAAAAAGAGACATGTCAATCTGGTTGTGTAA